The genomic stretch TGATGAGGGCTGttccctggtttgcagatggccatcttcttgctGTCCTCACATAtcagagagcagagagagaaaaggcaagcTCTTTGGTGTctcttataagaacactaatcctatcatgagggctccaccctcacgaCCTAATGACCTCACAAGGGCTCCCCCGCAACACTATGCCATTGGGGGTTAAGATGTCAACATGCAAATTTCTGAGGGGACATGCAGTCCATAACATTGGCAGAGAGTGAACACTCAATTTAAATAGAGGTAAAATGAAAGGCAGAGAGACAGTTGAATAACACCCTGCCCACCATGAACCTTTTTGCCTTGTCCAGACAGCTGTgggtcatttttctttctttttttttttttttttttgagacagagtttcactctgtcacccaggctggagtgcagtggtgcaatctcagctcactgcaacctccacctcccgggttcacgccattctcctgccttagcctcccgagtagctgggactacaggtgcccgccaccacgcccggctaattttttgtatttttagtagagacgaggtttcaccatgttagccaggatgttctcgatctcctgacctcgtgatccgcccaccttggcctcccaatgtgctgggattacaggcgtgagccaccgcgcccggccagctgtGGGTCATTTTAGTGTGGCCTCCCAACGGTCCATAGGTCCCCAGCCTCTTAGCCCTTAATATCACCAACACAGAGACATTCCTTGGAGGCAGAACAAAAACCCTTGGGAATAAGAACCGAGACCTGGTAACCTGAGACCTACCGATTCAGAACAGGTAGCAGCACATTGTTGTAACAAGCTCTGGATTCAGTTAGACCTGGGTTATGATCCAATCTCTGCCGTTTACCTGACATGTGATATTGAGCAATCAATGCAACCATTCCAACCTTCCATTTTATccctgtaaaataaggataattgtACCTACCTCCCAGGAGTCTTGCTCAATCATTTCTTCCTTCagtttagtatttttttattttttatttttttagagtctcactctgtcacccaggctggagtgcaatggcgccatctcagctcactgcaacctccgcctcccgggttcaagcaattctcatgccccagccttctgagtagctgggattacaggcctgtgccaccacgcccagctaatttttgtatttttagtagagacagggtttcaccatgttggccaggctggtctggaactcccgacctcaggtgatctacccaccttggcctcccaaagtgctgggattacaggcatgagccaccacgcccagcccttcaGTTTACATTTATTGAGGTCTTACGTTATTCCAGCTCTTTCAGAATCTGGGGATACAATGGAGAACAACAACcacaaattcctgacctcatggagCTCTCAATTagtagcttaaagaaaaatactaatCTGATAGTGACAGAAACAGTGAAAAATTGCAAAAGAGAAAAGTGTTTTGGAAGGAGAATGTATCAGTCAGAATAGGCTGGGTTATGCTGTGGTAACAAACATCCCCTAAGTCTTAGCACCTTATAATAACAAAAGTTTACTTTTTATCTGTCGCATCTATTGTAGGTTAGTTTCacttctcctccttttctttttttttttttttgatttaataaagttttatttttctaaatgtacaGCTGGTTGGACCTATTCATGCATCTTCACCAGCAGCTGAAGCATCTCCACCCTTGGTATTTCTGGTGTAAATTACTTGAGCTCTGTGCTTTGAAACCAGTTTGATAAGTCCTTTACTAAGGAGCTCCTGAAGGGCTGCCCTGGCCAGGGAGCCTCGAATCTTCAGTCTCTCAGAGACCACAGCTGGGGTTATAAGTTTATAGTTGGGAACTTCCTTACAGAGTTTGTCATAGGTAGCTTTGTCAAACAAGACTAAGTTATTGAGCTTGTCCCGAACTTTGCCTTTGGACCACTTCTTCTTTTTGGCCTTGGCCCCGGATTTGTTCACTGGGTCTTTGTCTTTCTTGGCCGACTTTCCAGCGTCCTTCTTCTTCTTGTCGTCCTTGGGCGGCATTGCGAAGCTCGGAGAGTAGCAGCAGACACCGCAGCCTCACCAAGATGtcggacaaaaaaaaaaaaagaaaagaaaaaaaaaaaagcttctcctCCTTTTCAATCCAGGCTGGCAGAATGGTCTCCACCTCAAGAATTGTGGGCTCTGTGCAGAGGGAAAGAGAATCCTAGAGTATCTTTGCCCAGGCAATTAAGTGCTCTGGCCTAGAAGTGACTGTATTACTTCTGCCCACACTTCATTGGCCAGAGCTAGTTGCAAGGCCCCACCCAACCATAAGGAGGACCAGAAATGGCATTCTGTCCTATGCTTGGAAGGGAGAGAGCCAGGGGGATTCAGGCAGCAGCACTAATGACCATTCTGAAAGCATATGTGTGATGGGAAGACTTCCA from Pan paniscus chromosome 20, NHGRI_mPanPan1-v2.0_pri, whole genome shotgun sequence encodes the following:
- the LOC100978683 gene encoding small ribosomal subunit protein eS25-like: MPPKDDKKKKDAGKSAKKDKDPVNKSGAKAKKKKWSKGKVRDKLNNLVLFDKATYDKLCKEVPNYKLITPAVVSERLKIRGSLARAALQELLSKGLIKLVSKHRAQVIYTRNTKGGDASAAGEDA